The window AATTTGATAATCAGAAATTACCATAAAAGCGGGGAAAAAACAGGTCGAACAAGCACTATATATATTGGGAACAAACATATTATCCAAGTTATCACAAAACTCCCACACTAAAATATGCctggaatatgttggcaaatggTCTTTTCTTCGACGCTGCGTGCCAAAAGGCAAAATCAGCCATTATTCTTTCATATTAAAAAATATATTCACGCATGCAATTGGCCTCCCACTCTCTTATAGCCAAATCAGTTATATGTAGAAATCGAGTTTTATAATAATAAAAAATGGATCAACAACATCCGAGCTAATTATAACTGAAAAGCAGTTCTTCTATTTAAATTTGTTGGCCGCTCACTAGAATGTCCACCCAATCAACACACCTTCACCCCTTGTAAAGCTAAACTAATTAACTAAATCACTAAATCCATTtcccatcacacacacacacacacacacacacacgcacacgcacacacacacacacatgtacataCTGCCAGTATGTTCTCCAACTTGATTAATTAATCCCAGGAAACTACTTAATAGCTGCTCCTTCATCACCTGCTAGTAGTCAAAGGCCACCTGGGCCATCGACAGTCAGACATTATCCATCCATCCAGGCCCCACAGCCAGTAGAGGTACCTAAAAGGTGGTCCCCACTAGGCAACCCTGATAGGCCTATGATGAGGCGGCCGGTGAGGTGCACCAAATTCAAATCGGTTTGTGTGACACGAGGGGAATTCAAGGGAGGCGGGAACAGGCAGAGGCAAGGCAGGTAGTTCCTTCTTGGTTGCTCCTTCTTGTCAGCTCACGTGGACCTAACTCCCCTCTGCCTCCTGCAGACGTGCCCCTCGTACACACGGCCATGTCTCTTCTTGACCGTGCATATGCCGTTTCAAATATTCTTCCTGATTGTAGGTGTTGACTATGCTGCACTGCGGATCTGCGATCGCCAACTATCATTTCGTATCGATTTCGTACGTGTGAAACCCGATATGTTTTAATAAAGAAATTAACATGCAATGTTTACATTTCCAATGTGTTGGAGATCCTCCTAGTTTTCGTTTAGCTGTAACTGATTAATGATTTTAATAAAGTGTGCCACAACTTAAAAACAGCATGTAATGCATTAGCTTAGAAACAATTTGGATTAAATTTGTTAGTTTGCTAAATTACACTAGAGTGAAGGAACTGATCAAATACACACGAACAACAAAGATCTCTGACCAGAAAAGATGGTTAAACCAAAGCACACACGCCTGCTTTATCGCGCTGGTTAGTTGCACTATTGGCCTTGTGCAAAAGAAAAAGGTAATGTGGTGATTCTTTCTAACCAAACGACGTATTGCGGCAAAAAAAAAAGGTAATGAGATTGTAGGAATCCTTGCCTTGGCATGCGAGGATTCTTTCTACACATTTCAAAAAACGGGTTTAGTCATACCTTATTTTGATTATTGGCATATCGTGAGGCTCCAAGTTACCTAAGAGCACTCTATGCAACTATTCATTTCCATAAAAAAATGATATTCAAAACTTCTTCGCGAGCCTTCCCGTCATCCTCGGGATCAGGATATTTTTTTGAGAATTTCCGACAAGGCTACGCTTTTGACCGTTAGTTCTTTTTGCTCAAAGCGGCGGGTTTGAGCGGCCTCCAATCGTTGTACATGGCTGACGCTCGCTGAGAGAGGGTGGCATTTCGAACGTTTTTGCTGGCAAATTTTTTTTAGGGGAGCTGGCAATTTTAGTTGTGATGGATGTGGTAATTTTTTCAAAAACAGCATGCCATTTTGTAGGAGGATGGCAATTTTCAGCATTCATCCTAGAAAATGTCACGATGTTCTGAAGGAACTGCCTAAAATTGCCATCAAAACGTTCGCAAATACCACCCCTTCCAACGAACGTTCGCGAGATAAGAGGGTTTATAAAAAAACTAAACAACATTACGTGCTTAAGCAAACTGCTGATTCGGTCCATAGCCAAGAAAGTCAGAGAGGGACAGACAGGGTGAGAGATTTTGAGAGAGAAACGGAGAGGTCgctagagagagaaacagagaggtcgctagagagagaaacagagaggctGCGTCTCCCGCACACAAAGACTACCTTAGCATTCATGCCGCCATGCACGCATCATCGTCCACCTCCCTCTAAACTCTATAAAAACCCCTCCTATCCACCCCAACGAAACCTGAAAAACCTGACTCATACCTTCCGGCAGTGCTAGCCACACCTCTCTCCAGCAAGCTAAGCTCCGTAGAGCGATGGGGCGGTCGCCGTGCTGCGACGGGGAGGCCGGCGTGAAGAAGGGGCCGTGGACAACCGAGGAAGACAAGCTGCTGGTCAACTACATCCAGGAGAAAGGCCACGGCAGCTGGCGCCGCCTGCCCAAGCTCGCCGGCCTCAACCGCTGCGGCAAGAGCTGCCGCCTCCGCTGGACCAACTACCTCCGCCCGGACATCAAGCGGGGACGCTTCACCGATGACGAGGAGAAGCTCATCATCCACCTCCACTCCCTCCTCGGCAACAAGTAAGTAACCGTCCATGCATGCTTCCTGGCTACACTACatatcttcttcgtctccggcgCCGGTGGCTGACGAGTTTCAGTTCAACCAGGTGGTCGTCGATCGCCACGGAGTTGCCGGGGAGGACGGACAACGAGATCAAGAACTACTGGAACACGCACCTGCGCAAGAAGCTGCTCTGCATGGGCATCGACCCCGTCACGCACCGCCCGCGCACCGACCTCAGCCTGCTCGCCGGGCTCCCGGGTCTCCTCGCGGCAGCCGGTAACTTCGGCGACTCCGGCACGGCCACAACCGCCTGGAACATGAACGCGCTCAAGCTCCAGGTCGACGCCGCCAAGTTCCAGCTGCTGCAGGGCCTGGTGCGCGCACTCACCACCGCGGCGGCTCCCGCGCCCGCGCCCGGCATGGGCAACCTCATGGCGCTCCTCGCCCTCAGCAACGGCGGGCAGCACGGCGGAGTCGACCAGAACATGCTGCTCCAGCAGTGCCAGTGGAACGACATGAACAACCTGCCGGCGCTGACCAGCTCAGCGCCGACGACCGACATGTTCGACGGCTTCAGCGCCGGCGACGGGCTGAGCTCAACGGAGCATGGGGGCCACGGCGGGGCGACCGGGAGCAACGTGACCGTTGATCCAATGGTGGCCGACGACCAGGAGAGCAAGAAAAATGGCGGCGGCGGCATGTCGTGCGAGCAGACGCCGGCGTCGAGCCCTTTCGACGGGCTAGAGAGCCTGAACCTGATGGACAACCTCAACACGGACGGTGGTTGGAAGGATTTGCTAGAGTGAGTACCTGCTCCCATTCCATCAACTTTCCATCAAAAAGAAAAGCGCAAATGCTATGCCTGCATGTCTTTTCCATCCAAACTTAATTCTGACCAATATTTCAACTAGCTTGGTTATTTTTATCTGGAAATTAATTCACACAATGCTTAGCTGAAATGATTAATTAATCCTCTTATTTATTTTTATGCAGGCAAGTGTCATGGCTGAACTCAAGTGAGCTGTGATGGGTGGATAGAACATATATGATCAAGAATGCCAAACATAAACCAGTAATGAGATTGAGAATACTAATTGTTTGATTGGATGCACATTTTAGCCATGTACAAAAAAAGAACGGAAGAACATATACACATGTACACACTCACTGCAATTAATGttcttttatgtttaattagttaaTTGGTGTTTCTTTTTTATGAGGGTAATATATGTAATAAGTAGCTTGTGACATAAAATCACTTCCTTTTTTTCCAGACAGCAAATTAGGTGTGTGACAGTGTGAGTGTGACTATATCTCATTTTTCTTGACTCTTGCGTTATGACACATGATTTAATTAGTTAGTTTGAACTTTCTCTTGCGTGAAGAAGCTAACCTCTGGTCGTCATTTCATTGGATTGTGGTTATGTTTTTTTCCCTACAATGTTGGTCTTGTGAGTCCGACATTAGTCTTCACTGTAATCAATCTCCCAATATGTACTTTGCGACAATAATGGTATGGCTACGTACATATATGCATGGTTGCTAGCTAGTTCTAATTGCATCATGCAGAGTGCCATGTTTTAATTATCTAACTAGAGAAGGTATAGTCTACACTGTGGGTCTTCAATTTCGCATTAGGTGTGTGTAGAACAGGAAAATTTATATTTATGCTCTATTTAAGAAAATGTTTCGCGCAGTTTTTTATGTCCATATATATACAAAAGGAATTAAAAACAGTTACATGAATAATATAGCTTCAAATTATTTGACTTTATTTGCTTGAAGAATAGATATAGCTAGCTTTCATAATTCCTGTGTGTGGGGTTTTCTCAGTGGGAACGAGGTTACTTGTTGGAGGAGAATTGACTGGCAAACACAGTACTACTAATTAACCAGCAGCGTCATGTATGCAATATATGATATGCAGCATGCAAACGGTATATAATAGTATAAAATGAGTTAGTTGGAGTTGGACAAGGACGGGTAGCGCTCAAGCTTTAGCTTGTCAAAGTGGAGAAAGTTACCTTTATTAATCTTCTACAATTTCTCCACTATCGCTGACAACCTAACACAGAAATCAAGTAAAAAAAACCTATCTTCATCAATCTTTCTAGGTAGTTGTCccaccgtttttatttactccacatatttgCTTTAACCTAACTAAAACTTTACCAAGTTCGACCAAGTTTATCGAAAATAATCTAAACTTTCACAAAAATAAATTAGATGAAAAATATATTGAATGATCATTTTAATGGTATTGATTTCGTATTGTGgatgtttatattattttttgtataaacttggtcaaagtttagaaAGTTTCATCTGagacaaagctaatatgcgaagtaaaCAAAAAGGGAGGGACTACTTGCGTGGTTAACCAATATTAACTTGACACATAGATTCATAACTACAACTTATGGTAGTACCAGATTCAACTTGATACCACGATTTATGGTACGCTAATTGACCAAGCTTAACTAATTGATAACTAATATTAACTTACTTGAGTAGATTTATATTGTAATTTTGACGCGCAAATTAGTTGAAACAAATGAATAACT is drawn from Triticum dicoccoides isolate Atlit2015 ecotype Zavitan chromosome 4A, WEW_v2.0, whole genome shotgun sequence and contains these coding sequences:
- the LOC119289915 gene encoding transcription factor MYB53-like, which gives rise to MGRSPCCDGEAGVKKGPWTTEEDKLLVNYIQEKGHGSWRRLPKLAGLNRCGKSCRLRWTNYLRPDIKRGRFTDDEEKLIIHLHSLLGNKWSSIATELPGRTDNEIKNYWNTHLRKKLLCMGIDPVTHRPRTDLSLLAGLPGLLAAAGNFGDSGTATTAWNMNALKLQVDAAKFQLLQGLVRALTTAAAPAPAPGMGNLMALLALSNGGQHGGVDQNMLLQQCQWNDMNNLPALTSSAPTTDMFDGFSAGDGLSSTEHGGHGGATGSNVTVDPMVADDQESKKNGGGGMSCEQTPASSPFDGLESLNLMDNLNTDGGWKDLLEQVSWLNSSEL